The Rhodococcus sp. ABRD24 genome contains the following window.
TCCTCGGCGCATACTCGTTCACCGAGTTCAAGTCCAGCCTGTCCGCGCCCTCCGCCGATGCACAGCCCCTCGCCCGCGTCGAACTGCTCGTGGAGTCGCCGCGCACCAAGGAACCCAAGGCCACACTGGCCCGCGCCGCCGCGATCGCGCAGGCCGTCGCGACCGCGCGCGAGTTCGTCAACATGCCGCCGAGCCACCTGTACCCGGCCGAGTTCGCCGACCGCGCGAGAGCCCTCGGCGTCGCCGCGGGCCTGACTGTGAAGGTCCTCGACGAGAAGGCGCTCGCGCGGGGCGGGTACGGCGGCATCCTCGGCGTCGGCAAGGGCTCGTCACGCCAGCCGCGTCTGGTGCAGATGACGTACTCCGGCGCCAAGCGCCGGGGCGCGAAGAAAGTCGCCCTCGTCGGCAAGGGCGTCACCTTCGACACCGGCGGCATCTCCCTCAAGCCCGGCGCCGGCATGGAGAACATGACCTCCGATATGGGCGGTGCTGCTGCGGTCATCGCGACCGTCGTGCTCGCCGCCAAGCTCGGGCTACCGCTCGACGTCACCGCGTGGGTGCCGATGGCCGAGAACATGCCGTCCTCCACCGCGCAGCGTCCCGGCGACGTGCTTACCCAATACGGCGGCATCACCGTCGAGGTCATCAATACCGACGCCGAGGGCCGGCTGATCCTGGCCGACGCGATGGCACGGGCATGCGAGGACAACCCGGACTACCTCATCGACACCGCAACACTGACCGGCGCGCAGATGGTGGCGCTGGGCAATCGCACTCCCGGCGTCATGGGCACCGACGAGTTCCGCGACCGAGTCGCCACGATCTCGCAGCAGGTCGGCGAAAACGGCTGGGCGATGCCGATGCCCGCCGAGTTGCGCGCCGACCTCAACTCGCGCGTCGCAGACCTGGTGAACGTCGCCAACCACCGCTGGGGCGGCATGCTCGTCGCGGGCATCTACCTCAAGGAATTCGTCGCCGACGGTGTCCAGTGGGCGCACATCGACGTCGCGGGCCCGGCGTTCAACACCGGCGGCCCGTTCGGCTACACCGGCAAGGGCGGTACCGGCGTACCGGTCCGGACGATGGTGTCGGTCCTCGAGGACATCGCCGCCAACGGCTAGCTCATCAAGGCTGGCCCATCACGCAGTCACGGGGCCGTCGGGTCTGCCGAATGTTCGGCAGACCCGACGGCCCCGTCCCGCACCTACAGCTCGCGGTCCCGCTCGAGCAGTTCACGCTCGCGTTCCCGCTTGCGCTCGATCCGGCGGCGGGCGTCGAAGTCACGCATCCGCTGCGGGTATCCCGTCTTACGGACGTCGTAGACGGGGATCTGCAGGTCCTGGCCCAACCGGCGGGCGCCGCGTTCTCCGCCGACCCTCCGGCGGGTCCATTCGCCGTCGGCGGCGACGAGGACCACGGTCAGTTCGGTCACGGTGGTCTGCGGTTCGATGTACGCCTCGACTCCGTGGTGCGCGCGAGCCCAGTCCGCCAGATGGCGCGCATCGGACTCCGCCGCAGACGACGTCCTCGTGGTACTACCGCGCGTGAAACGGTCGAACAACCCCACGTGAGCACTCCTCCCAGTACGCCGCCGAACTACTCCGCGACGATTCGTCCAATTTTGCCAGCTGCCGGGCTTCCACGGCGAGGAACACACGTGACGCGCCCCTCAGAAGACACGCCCGAGCGATCAATGAAAGGATGGGCGCAGCCCGCAGCATCACGGGTCCGAGACGTCTCGCACCGGCGGTGCGAGGGGCCACGGGAACGTAGTAAGGCGCCGCAGGAACCGTGCATCTCGAGCACAATTGTTTTCGACCACAAGTCGACAAAACTCAACAAACCCGAACACAACTGTCGAGGAGTCAAAAGAAATGGCCTTCTCCGTCCAGATGCCAGCCCTTGGTGAGTCCGTCACCGAGGGGACTGTCACGCGGTGGCTCAAGCAGGAAGGAGACACGGTCGAGGTTGACGAGCCGTTGCTCGAAGTCTCCACCGACAAAGTCGACACCGAGATCCCTTCCCCCGTGGCCGGCGTCCTGACCAAGATCGTGGCTCAGGAGGACGACACCGTCGAGATCGGTGGAGAGCTCGCCGTGATCGGTGACGCCGGAGACGCTCCCGCGGCTGCACCGGCCGCTCCCGCGGCCGAGGCGGCACCCGCGCCCGCGGCTGCACCGGCACCGGCACCGGCACCGGCACCCGAGGCTGCACCGGCACCCGCCGCCGGCGACACGTCCGGCACCCCGGTCACCATGCCGGAACTGGGCGAGTCCGTCACCGAGGGCACCGTCACCCGCTGGCTCAAGGCCGTCGGCGACGAGGTCGCGGTGGACGAACCCCTCCTCGAGGTTTCCACCGACAAGGTCGACACCGAGATTCCGTCGCCCGTCGCCGGCATCCTGCTCGAAATCAGCGCGCAGGAGGACGACACCGTCGACGTCGGTGGCCAGCTCGCCGTCATCGGCACCGGCGCGCCTGCAGCCGCTGCTCCAGCACCCACAGCGCCGGCCCCCGCGCCAGCGGCGGCACCGGCCCCCGCGCCAGCGGCGGCACCGGCCCCCGCGCCAGCGGCGGCACCGGCACCTGCGGCACCGGCCCCCGCGCCAGCGGCGGCACCGGCACCCGCAGCACCGACTCCGGCGGCTGCCACCCCCGCAGCAGCACCCTCGACCAACGGTGGGCCGTACGTGACCCCGCTGGTACGCAAGCTCGCCGCCGACAACAACGTCGACCTGGCGTCCGTCACCGGCACCGGTGTCGGTGGACGCATTCGTAAGCAGGACGTCCTCGCCGCCGCTGAGGCCGCGAAGGCGCCAGCTGCCGCTCCTGCCGCCACCGCGGCTCCAGCGGCCGCCGCTCCGTCGTCGCTCGCCGCCACCGCCGGCGTGCGTCCGGAGCTCGCCCACCTGCGGGGCACCACGCAGAAGGTCAACCGGATCCGTCAGATCACGGCCGTCAAGACCCGCGAATCGCTGCAGACCACTGCGCAGCTCACGCAGACCTTCGAGGTCGACGTCACCAGGATCGCGGCGCTGCGTTCGCAGGCCAAGGCCGAATTCGCCGAGCGCGAGGGTGTCAACCTGACGTTCCTGCCGTTCTTCGCGAAGGCCGTCGTCGAGGCGCTCAAGGTTCACCCGAACGTGAACGCAAGCTACGACGAGGGCGCCAAGGAGATCACCTACCACGCTGCCGAGCACCTCGGTATCGCAGTCGACACCGAGCAGGGCCTGCTCTCGCCGGTGATTCACAACGCCGGCGACCTGTCTCTGGCAGGCCTGGCTCGCGCCATCGCGGACATCGCCAAGCGTGCCCGCACCGGTGGCCTCAAGCCGGACGAGCTGTCCGGTGGCACCTTCACCATCACCAACATCGGCAGCCAGGGCGCCCTGTTCGACACCCCGATCCTGGTTCCGCCGCAGGCGGCGATGCTGGGCACGGGCGCGATCGTCAAGCGTCCGGTCGTGGTGCAGGATGAGAACGGTAACGAGTCCATCGGCGTCCGCTCGATGTGCTACCTGCCGCTCACCTACGATCACCGCCTGGTCGACGGTGCGGATGCCGGTCGCTTCCTGACCACCATCAAGCAGCGCCTCGAGGATGCGTCGTTCGAGGCCGATCTGGGCCTGTAGGGCCGTATCAGTCCGGACGGCGACACCAGTCGTGGCCGAGGGGCACCATCTCCGCGAGGAGTGGTGCCCCTCGGCGTATCGGTCTACAACACGAGGAGGAACCTCATGAGAGTGATCGTTGCGGGATCGTCCGGCCTGATCGGGACGACGCTGGTCGGCGCGCTGGGCGCGGACGGCCACGATGTCGTCCGCCTGGTCCGGCGGCGGCCGTCGTCCGCGAACGAATCCGAGTGGGATCCGCGGCGGGGCACTCTCGACCGCACCGTGCTGAACGGAGCGGATGCCGTGATCAATCTGTGCGGCGTCGGGATCGGCGACAAGCGGTGGTCCGGCGCGTACAAGCAGCAGATCCGCGGCAGCCGGCTCGAAGCCACCAGCCTGCTCGCGCAGGCTGTCGCGGAGGCGGAAGTTCCGGCCCTGGTCAATGCGAGCGCTGTGGGCTACTACGGCGACACGGGTGACCGGGTCGTCGATGAATGGTCGCCAGCAGGTACCGGGTTTCTCGCCGAGGTGTGCCGGGACTGGGAGCGCGCGACCGCACCGGCAGCCGACGCCGGGGTCCGGACCGTCCGGCTGCGGACCGCGACCGTGCTGTCCCCCGGCGGCGGCATGCTCGGAAAACTGCGTCCGCTCTACAAACTGGGGCTCGGTGGCCGACTCGGCAGCGGCCGGCAATACCTGTCGTGGATCTCGCTCGCCGACGAGATCGCGGCCATCACGTTCGCGCTGACGCACGACAAGCTGCACGGTCCGGTCAACCTCAGCGCGCCCGAGCCGGTGACGAACGCTAGATTCAACGAGGCGATGGGGCGTGCAGTGCACCGACCAGCGCCGTGGATCGTGCCGGGATTCGCCGTCTCCGCGCTGGTCGGCGAGTTCGCGCTCGAGGCAGTGCTCAGCGGACAGCGTGCAGTCCCGGTGGCACTCGAGAATGCCGGATTCACGTTCCGCCACAGCACTATCGAGGACGCGCTCGCGTATGCCCTCGGGCAATGACGACCCGTCCCCAACCGTGTCGGCGGCGAGCGTAACGTCTACGCCATGAGTAGTGCCACCACATCGGCCCGATTCAGTTCCCAGCCCTTGGTCGTCGAACACCTCGGACTCATCGACTACATCGCGGCGTGGGACCGTCAGCGCGTCCTCGCGACCAACCGCGCCGACGACCAAGGCTCTGACACCCTGCTGCTGCTCGAGCATCCTGCGGTCTACACCGCCGGCCGACGTACCGCCCCCGAAGACCGACCCTCCGACGGCACCCCGGTGATCGACGTCGAC
Protein-coding sequences here:
- a CDS encoding TIGR01777 family oxidoreductase → MRVIVAGSSGLIGTTLVGALGADGHDVVRLVRRRPSSANESEWDPRRGTLDRTVLNGADAVINLCGVGIGDKRWSGAYKQQIRGSRLEATSLLAQAVAEAEVPALVNASAVGYYGDTGDRVVDEWSPAGTGFLAEVCRDWERATAPAADAGVRTVRLRTATVLSPGGGMLGKLRPLYKLGLGGRLGSGRQYLSWISLADEIAAITFALTHDKLHGPVNLSAPEPVTNARFNEAMGRAVHRPAPWIVPGFAVSALVGEFALEAVLSGQRAVPVALENAGFTFRHSTIEDALAYALGQ
- a CDS encoding oxidoreductase, which translates into the protein MGLFDRFTRGSTTRTSSAAESDARHLADWARAHHGVEAYIEPQTTVTELTVVLVAADGEWTRRRVGGERGARRLGQDLQIPVYDVRKTGYPQRMRDFDARRRIERKRERERELLERDREL
- a CDS encoding leucyl aminopeptidase, translating into MSTTPSPIRPLGPDLALTGSLGKRVDVLVIGLTTGSDGPEAVLGFGVDEDVLAGLLDDLQAVGATGKAEELTRIPAPAELPVGSVLAVGLGAADRIDAEQVRKSAGAAARSLAGVGTAATTLSSVDLGAAAEGFFLGAYSFTEFKSSLSAPSADAQPLARVELLVESPRTKEPKATLARAAAIAQAVATAREFVNMPPSHLYPAEFADRARALGVAAGLTVKVLDEKALARGGYGGILGVGKGSSRQPRLVQMTYSGAKRRGAKKVALVGKGVTFDTGGISLKPGAGMENMTSDMGGAAAVIATVVLAAKLGLPLDVTAWVPMAENMPSSTAQRPGDVLTQYGGITVEVINTDAEGRLILADAMARACEDNPDYLIDTATLTGAQMVALGNRTPGVMGTDEFRDRVATISQQVGENGWAMPMPAELRADLNSRVADLVNVANHRWGGMLVAGIYLKEFVADGVQWAHIDVAGPAFNTGGPFGYTGKGGTGVPVRTMVSVLEDIAANG
- the sucB gene encoding 2-oxoglutarate dehydrogenase, E2 component, dihydrolipoamide succinyltransferase translates to MAFSVQMPALGESVTEGTVTRWLKQEGDTVEVDEPLLEVSTDKVDTEIPSPVAGVLTKIVAQEDDTVEIGGELAVIGDAGDAPAAAPAAPAAEAAPAPAAAPAPAPAPAPEAAPAPAAGDTSGTPVTMPELGESVTEGTVTRWLKAVGDEVAVDEPLLEVSTDKVDTEIPSPVAGILLEISAQEDDTVDVGGQLAVIGTGAPAAAAPAPTAPAPAPAAAPAPAPAAAPAPAPAAAPAPAAPAPAPAAAPAPAAPTPAAATPAAAPSTNGGPYVTPLVRKLAADNNVDLASVTGTGVGGRIRKQDVLAAAEAAKAPAAAPAATAAPAAAAPSSLAATAGVRPELAHLRGTTQKVNRIRQITAVKTRESLQTTAQLTQTFEVDVTRIAALRSQAKAEFAEREGVNLTFLPFFAKAVVEALKVHPNVNASYDEGAKEITYHAAEHLGIAVDTEQGLLSPVIHNAGDLSLAGLARAIADIAKRARTGGLKPDELSGGTFTITNIGSQGALFDTPILVPPQAAMLGTGAIVKRPVVVQDENGNESIGVRSMCYLPLTYDHRLVDGADAGRFLTTIKQRLEDASFEADLGL